Within the Eucalyptus grandis isolate ANBG69807.140 chromosome 1, ASM1654582v1, whole genome shotgun sequence genome, the region TAAATAATAACATGTTAAGAGTTCATAATTGACAGAAATGACAGGCGAAGGTCAACGTTCTGCCAAGccctgttttctattttttttattgtttggtAACCTAACCTCTGAAAATTGCGGCATTTTCGCCAGTGCATGGGGGATATGCCATAAATGCAGTGATCAAATAGACAGAAAATGCATGTGATGGTCAACGCCATCTAAACAATCAAAAAGCTGATTggttcaaaatctttaaaaaatcacgaaaatttCTGGATCGATAAATGCTATCTACCGAACCACAACTTTCCAAATTGAACAGAAATTCTGGGTCTATTTAAGTAGCGTCTCCGCGGGCACTTCAGTCGTACCACCCTATAATTCAAGTGTTGAACGATCTCTTTCTCTCgttaatctctctctttctttcaagCTCTTGAAGGTATGCAGCCTTTTTCCCGATTCGGTCGACTAGGTTTATCATAACCTTTCTCACCTAAGATTGTACGATTTTATCTTCTTCACTGTTCTAACTTCTCATGGTTCTTTCTTCAAACAACTCAAGTGGTGTTTACATGTGAGATGAAACATGCTAGACTATCCCGCTTTGCTTGCATGTATAATTTTTAGTAGTTCAGTATAATATAGCCTTAACATGTGCATGTCGTGCTCCGCCATCTAATAGCTTCATTTGAACTCTGTAACACATTTTTCTCAGGGAAAAGTTGGACATTAAAATAAAGTCTGAGATATGCCATCGCCTGTGGAGACACCCAAAGTCGTGAATGGCAGTGCCCTAACGGTAGAAAAATCCATCCCTGTCGCCGTGCATCCAGAACATGAAACGCCCGGAGGTTTCCTTTTCTTAACTAGCATTGATCAGGTGGCTCACATAGTTGTGTCGACCGTCTATTGTTTCGAAAGAAGCAACGAGAATGCTGTAGATGTGATTAAACAAGCTCTGTCCAAAGTTTTGGTTCATTAATATACACTTGTAGGGAGATCAGCTAGAAGCACCGAGGGGAATTTGATTGTCGATTGCCAAAAGAGACCAGGAGTGCTATTTGTGGAGGCTGTGGCCGACTGTGACCTTGACAGTCTTGGCGATATGTCAATTCTTCATCCTGATGTTTTAGGAAAGCTTGTTTACAAAGATCCTACAACACAAAAATATGCCGGAAACTGCCCCCTTCTAACTGCACAGGTGAACAATAGTTTATGCACTTAGCAATTCTTGAAAACACTTCACAATCATTCTTACAATTTGCGAATTCTAATCTAATGTCTAATTTATTAACTTGGAGTAAAAACAGGTAACCAAGTTAAAGAATGGAGGTCTCATTCTGGGGATAGCTCTCAATCATTGTATGTCCGATGGTATCTCGGCGATAAAATTCATCAATTCTTGGTCTGAAATTGCAAGAGGCAAGCCCTTATCGGTGGTCCCTTGTCACGACAGAACTATTCTAAAGCCAAGGATGCCTCATCAAATTTGCGGTCCCTACGATGACTTTGTTCAAATAAGTGATGTATCAAATATGACAGCTCTCTACGAGAAGGAGCAAAACGTGTGCAGATCATTCCACTTTGACTCTGAGAAGCTGGCAACAGTTAAGAAAATGGCAACAGCTTGCGGACAGGTAATGTTGACTTCTAATAATGTCTGGCAATCGACAACGACATATATTAACCACACGAGGATAAATTCGGAATGATTTGCCAAAAAAGTAAACGTTGGTCGGTCCTTCATTACTTATTGTAGGAGCGCTTACCAAGTCACAATTATTTACCCAAGAATTTAAAGTAATCCCACGTGCATCAAAATGACATTCAAAGTTATTTAATATAACTTTCAGACAATGAGTGCATCTAAAAGAAAATGGCGGTGAAAATATGGTCGCAAGAAATTCTAGCGATGAAATAGGGACTTCTCacaatttatcttattttttggtCGCTAGAGTGGTGTTTCCGAAGTCTGATGACATCTAGTCCTCATAAACAACAGGTGAAGCGCAGCATCACCAGCTTCGTAGCACTCACAGCCCTGGTGTGGCGAGCTCGAAGCATGGCCCCCTCAAGATGAAACCGCACCAACAAACAATGCTCACTATTCCGGTTGATTTCAGGTCTAAGCTAAGCCCTCCCATTCCTGATGGTTTCTTTGGAAATGCCGTGGTCTTCCCATGCTGTCTTTGCAACACGGGAGAGCTGTTTGATGAGCCGATCTCTTCCACTGCGGAGAGAATAGCCGAGGCGATCGAGCGGGTGAATGAAGACTATGCGCGGTCAAGGATCGACTATTTGGACAAGTATGGATTTGAAGAGTTCGCCCTGGGCACGCTACTAATAAGTTCTTGGACGAAGCTGGATTATGGCAGCTCAGACTTCGGATGGGGAGCCGAGGCAGTTTGGGACCGGTAGCCTGCCGGCTAAGTCCTGCCTGTTTATGAGGGGATGGAGAAATAAGAAGGACGTCGTGGTGGTGTTGAGTTTGCCATTTTCAGCCATGAACACCTTCCAAGAGTGTCTCCAAGTTTAAGTTGATGCAATTTCaagaaatcttcaagaaagctTGTTTATGGTTCCAATATTGCTAGAGCGGTGTGCGAAATTTAGTTTATGAGTTCGCGTGGCAGACTACAAGTGGAATTTCTAAATAAGTTGAATGTGTTCAGCACTCGATAGATATCTTCCTTGTCATCTATAAATCGGTTTTTGTAATTCAGTCTTGGTGCACCTTATTACTTACgcttataattaattatattgaatGGGATAATCAATATTAATTTCGACCTcttgtttttacatttttgttattatcattTGTTCCCTCTCGTTGTTTAAGATCACTCTTCTTAAAGGTTATTTTATTTGTGGAATggttcaatttccttttcttttcctaagaAAATCTCATGGAGCCAACAGTATTTTGGGTGTTTTACGATTGGGGCTAGCGTTGGCGTGCACTCTAATAATTAGGCAAGTGCTTTACGGCGTAGGAAAAATTGATGCCTTTCAGGGGTCGATCTATTTTTGTAGATTAAAGGTCATTCAATCGCAGTTTTTGTCCACAAAGTCTCTCTTAGTTATTATAGATTTTGTAAACCAGAAAAGTTCTGGAGAAGCCAAATCTCAATCTTAATTGAGCTGATgtcattttgtaatttattttagttgattttgttggcgtctctctctctctctctctcccctccaaaGAACAACGCCACTTGCAAATAATCAATGAGGAAAAGTCTGTCTCAATAGTTATTATAGAGTAAAgaacaacagaaaaatcaatgTTCTTGAAAGTTCTGGAAGCCAAATCTCAATCTTAATTGAGCTGATGTGATTTGTAGTTtatttttagttgattttgtTGTGCGTCTCCTCCACCCACCGCCGTCCCCCAACAAAAGAACAACGCGGCTTGCAAATAATCAATAATAGGCAATTATGACATGCACTAGTGGTGAAATCTTTACGTAATTGACCTTATAAATCATTAACTTTATATGgtgaaaataattataatccTGAGTAGATAGCATGAGTGGGTGTCAAAACcaaacataaatctatttttgtagATTCAAAGGCCGTTGAATCGCAGTTTTTTTTCCCCACAAAGTCTCCCTTAGTTATTAAAGAGTAAATTAGGAAAGTTCTAAGATAAGCCAAATCTCAATCTTAATCGAGCTGATGATACTTTGTAGTTTAGTTTAGTTGGTTGTGTtggagactctctctctctctttccaaagaataacgcCACATGCAAATAATCAATGAGCAATTGTAGCATGCACTAGCGGTGAAATTTTTTACATGATTGACCTTATAAATCATTAACTTTAGATGGTGAAAACAATTATAATCCTGAGTAGATAGCATGGGTGGGTGTCAAACCAAACAGAAATCTACTTTGTAGATTCAAAGGCCATTGAATCGCAGTTTTTTTTCCCCACAAAATCTCTCTTAGTTATTATAGAGTAGACTAGAAAAGTTCTGGGAGAAGCCAAATCTCAATCTTAATCGAGCTGATGTCATTTTGCAGTTTAGTTTAGTTGATTTTGTTggcgactctctctctctcttcccaaagAATAACGCCACTTGCAAATAATCAATGAGCAATTATAGCATGCATTGGTGGTGAAATTTTTTACATGATTGACCTTATAAATCATTAACTTTAGATGgtgaaaataattataatcttAAGTAGACAGCATGGGTGGCAAAACTAAACAGAAACCCTAACCGATCTGACCTGAAAAATTTTGGGTCTTTTAGTTTGGGtaacaagaaaacaaatttttgtttgctAGTTAGATCGGTTTGATTTGAGTTATAAAGAGCTGAGCCGAAACAAGTTTGGTCACTatgtgagaaagagagagagagagagagagagagagagagagcaattaTGACACACCATGGTCCCATGCAATgggcggccgagagagagagagcaattaTGACACGCCATGGTCCCATGCAATGGGCGGCCGAAAGTGGTGCTGTGGTGGTGTCAGAGTTTTCGTCAACTGTGGGCGGCCAAGAGAAAGGGAGCTGCGTTGTTGGCGGCGGCAACGACAGCAAGGGTGGCGTGGCAGAGCTCATCGATGAAATCGAGGTGACATGGAGCCGTCTGTGTACATGGGTTTTCAACGCTAGGGATGCATGCTCTATTTTTCTATAAACCAAAGCcagtaattttccctttttatcacCTAACTGATGTAGATGGACGCTAGGCCTGCGTGCGCTATTTTTCTATAACCCAAAGCCAGTAattatttccctttttatcACCGAACTGATGTAGATTGAGATGGAAGGGTCTGCACTCTACCCAAAATATTCTACGCCTCGAAGATAACGTCATTGGTCGCATCATGAGTGAATTCAACCAATCTTATCTGGTTCTTCATCATTTCTGTAGTTATTGACGACGCTATC harbors:
- the LOC120290912 gene encoding omega-hydroxypalmitate O-feruloyl transferase-like; amino-acid sequence: MSILHPDVLGKLVYKDPTTQKYAGNCPLLTAQVTKLKNGGLILGIALNHCMSDGISAIKFINSWSEIARGKPLSVVPCHDRTILKPRMPHQICGPYDDFVQISDVSNMTALYEKEQNVCRSFHFDSEKLATVKKMATACGQVKRSITSFVALTALVWRARSMAPSR